In Bacillus pumilus, the sequence GGACTCTATGTCTCTACGAAAAACCAAACAAATGCTGTAAATGAAAGTATGTAAGGGGAGGAAAACACCATGGCAAAAGAAAAATATATTCTCGCATTAGATCAAGGGACAACAAGCTCAAGAGCGATCTTATTTGATCAAGAAGGTAAAATTGCACATACATCACAGAAAGAATTTAATCAATATTTTCCGAACCCTGGCTGGGTAGAACATAATGCAAACGAAATTTGGAGCTCTGTTCTATCTGTTATTTCAACCGCTTTAATTGAATCTGGCATTGAAGCAGATCAAATTGCGGGTATCGGAATTACGAACCAGCGTGAAACAGCTGTTGTTTGGGATAAACATACAGGCGCACCAGTTTATAATGCAATTGTTTGGCAGTCTAGACAAACGTCTGGCATTTGTGAAGAGTTAAAAGCCCAAGGACACAATGAGACGTTTAGAAATAAAACAGGTCTTCTCATCGATGCTTATTTCTCAGGCACAAAAGTGAAATGGATTTTGGACAATGTAGAAGGTGCCCGTGAGAAAGCAGAAAATGGCGACTTATTGTTTGGCACAATCGATACATGGCTCATTTGGAAAATGACAGGCGGTAAATCACACGTCACAGATTATTCTAATGCGTCAAGAACGTTGATGTTCAACATTTACGATTTGAAATGGGACGAAGAATTACTTGATATCCTAGACATACCTGCTTCTATGCTTCCAGAGGTCAAACCATCTTCACACATTTATGGTGAAACGACGGACTATCACTTCTTCGGTAAAAATATCCCGATTGCAGGAGCGGCGGGAGATCAGCAGTCTGCTTTATTCGGTCAGGCTTGCTTTGAAGCAGGAATGGCGAAGAACACATATGGTACAGGATGTTTCATGTTGATGAATACAGGGGAAAAAGCCATTAAGTCGGATCATGGTTTATTAACGACGATTGCATGGGGCATTGACGGTAAAGTTGAATATGCTTTAGAAGGAAGTATTTTCGTTGCCGGCTCAGCGATTCAGTGGCTGCGTGATGGACTGAGAATGTTTAAAGACTCGAAAGACAGTGAAGCTTACGCAAAGCGTGTCGAGTCAACAGATGGCGTATATGTCGTTCCAGCATTCGTTGGTCTAGGCACACCTTACTGGGATAGTGATGTCAGAGGCGCTGTATTCGGTTTAACACGCGGTACTTCTAAAGAGCACTTTGTCCGTGCAACGTTGGAATCACTTGCTTATCAAACGAAAGATGTTTTAGATGCGATGGAAAAGGATTCAAACATCTCATTAAAAACATTGCGTGTCGATGGCGGGGCTGTGAAGAATGATTTCTTAATGGGCTTCCAA encodes:
- the glpK gene encoding glycerol kinase GlpK, translating into MAKEKYILALDQGTTSSRAILFDQEGKIAHTSQKEFNQYFPNPGWVEHNANEIWSSVLSVISTALIESGIEADQIAGIGITNQRETAVVWDKHTGAPVYNAIVWQSRQTSGICEELKAQGHNETFRNKTGLLIDAYFSGTKVKWILDNVEGAREKAENGDLLFGTIDTWLIWKMTGGKSHVTDYSNASRTLMFNIYDLKWDEELLDILDIPASMLPEVKPSSHIYGETTDYHFFGKNIPIAGAAGDQQSALFGQACFEAGMAKNTYGTGCFMLMNTGEKAIKSDHGLLTTIAWGIDGKVEYALEGSIFVAGSAIQWLRDGLRMFKDSKDSEAYAKRVESTDGVYVVPAFVGLGTPYWDSDVRGAVFGLTRGTSKEHFVRATLESLAYQTKDVLDAMEKDSNISLKTLRVDGGAVKNDFLMGFQSDLLDVPVERPEINETTALGAAYLAGIAVGFWNDRSDIAKQWNLDKRFDPKMEEGSRDSLYSGWKKAVKAAQAFK